The genomic region GGATCACGGCAGATACGGCGGCGGCAACGACGGCGCACACCACCGTCTTATTTGCGGGACATCCTGTCGCCCAGACCGATACGGCGCTCGCGCAAGGACGAGCTACGCCGCATCTGACGGTTATCAAGCCGCAGTTGTGGTGGCCGGCGGGAATGGGGCCGCAGAATCTGTATGACGTGCGCGTGGAGCTGCGCGACGCGCGCGGCCGCGTCGTCGATTCCGGAACGCGGCGCATCGGCCTGCGGACGCTGGACATGATCGCCAAGACCAGCGCGAACCTGATGACGCTGACCGTGAACGGCTGTCGCTTCTTCGCCAAGGGGACGAATTGGGTTCCGATGGATTCGCTGATTACCCGCGCCAGTCCCGATCAAGAACGGCGGTATGTGGACAACGCCGTCAACAACAATATGAACCTGATCCGCCTCTGGGGCGGCGGCTACTACGAGGACGAAGCGCTGTACGACGAGGCCGACAAAAAGGGACTGCTGCTCTGGGCGGAGTTCAAATTCGCCGACGCCTCGTATCCCGTATTCGATCCCAAATGGCTCGCAAACGTCAAAGCCGAAGCTGTCGACAACGTGAGCCGTCTGCGGCATCACCCGAGCATCGCCGTCTGGTCGGGCAACAACGAAGTCATCGGATTTGTGGCGGACAAGACCGACCACAACCATATGACCCACGAGGACTACAATCTCCTCTTCCACCATGTCCTCGCGGATGTCGTCCATAGCCTCGCGCCGAACGATGTCTACACGCCGGGCAGTCCGGAGTCCGGTGATGAGCACGACTGGTCCGTCTGGCACGGCTCCGCGCCCTTTGAATCCTACCGGACCGTGCACGGGTTTATGTCGGAGTTCGGGTTCCAGGCGTTCGCGCAGCCCCGCACCGTGGACGCATACACGGCGCCGAAAGATCGAGATTCGGTGCTTTCGCCGATCATGAAGTTCCACCAGCGCAACTGGGGCGACGGCAACCAGATGATCCTGAGCACGTTCCGCCGCTACTATCGAACGCCAAAGGATTTCGATTCAACGCTCTGGCTCAGCCAGATCCAGCAGGCCGACGGCGTTCTGACAGGCGTCGAATTCTGGCGGCGCGACTGGCCGCACTCCAGCGCCAGTCTGGTCTGGCAGTATAACGACTGCTGGCCGGGTACGAGCTGGGCGATGGTGGATTACTACGGTCGCCCCAAGGCGCTCTGGTATCGCCTGCGCCACGCCTACGCGCCGGTGATGCTGTCCGGGCAGGCCGATGGACAGAGCGGCCATGCTGAGCTCTGGATCAGCAACGATCATCCCCGCGCGTTGAAGGGAACGATTGACTGGCGGCTGACGCGAACAAACGGCGCACTGGTCCAAAAGGGGACACAAAGCGCAGCGATCCCTGCCGGAACCAGCAGCACGCGAGCCCTTTCCTTCGAAGACGCCGCGATCATCGCCAAGGAAGGCGCGGGCAATTTGCTGCTCTGGGCGGAGTTGCGTGTTCCGGGCGAGCCCGTCTCCACCAGCCTGCTGACATTCGCGCGCCCGAAACAACTCAATCTTGTCGCGCCGGAGATCCATACTGCCGTCGCCGCGCAAGGCAATGCGTATCAGGTGACTTTGACTTCAGCCCGTCCCGCGCTCTTCGCCTGGATCGACCTTGCGGGCGCCGACGCCAAATATTCCGACAACTTCGTCCATCTCCGCCCTGGCGCACCGGTCACGATCACCGTCGCCCCTTCGGCGAAGACAACCCTCGCGCAAGTGCAAAAGGCGCTGCGGGTCCGCACCCTCTTCGACACCTATCTGCCCACGGCGGACGCGACGCCCGTGGTCACCGCAGACGCCAACGGCGAAGTCGCCCTCTCCGCCTTTTCCGCGCAGATGATCGGCGATACCTTCGTTTTGGAGACGGGGACGCCCGACAATATCGGCAACTGGTCCGATCCGCACGATTATCTGCAATGGACGGTGAAGAACGCAAAGCCAGGAACCTACGCCATGACGGCGAATGTCTCCAGCCCTCCGGACGAAGGCGGCAGTCAGTTCGTGGTGGATGTCGCCGGCGCGCAGGTCACGGGGACCGTCCCCACCACCGCCAGCTGGACGACCTACACCGACCTGCCGCTGGGAACAGTCACGATCGCGAAATCCGGAACGATTTCCATCTCCCTGAAGCCAACGACCAAACCATCCGTGCATGTCATGAACCTGCGAACGCTCACGCTCAAACCGGTCGCCGCTCCGTAGAGCGATGGCGAACAGGCGTAAACCTTATGTGAGAAGACGCGGATGTATAATCCGCGTCTTCTCATGCGTTATCACCACGGCAATTCATCACCAAGGTAGATAAACTTACCGCTGTAGCCGTCGTCGGGAAGCAGGGCGAGCAACACGGAGGTCTTGGCGCCCTCCTCCACCGGGATATCTCCATTCGCATTCATATCCGTGACAACTGAGCCCGGATGTGCGGCGTTGACTTTGATCGGCGTGTCCTTCAGCTCATGCGCGAGATGCACGACGTAGCCGTTCAGCGCGGTCTTTGAGATATCGTACGCGGGGACTTTGAAGTTGTAGATCGGGCTGTTCGGATCGTTGTGCAACGTCAGCGAGCCGAGGATGCTGGAGAGAAAGACGATGCGGCCGGCATCTGATTTTTGGACCAGCGGCAGCAGCGCTTGCGTGACGGCAACGGTGTTGAAAAAGTTGGTGTCGAAAACCCGGCGCAGAACCGCCGGCGATGTTTTGCTGGCTTGAACGATTGCGCCGTTTTCTTGTTCGTCCCCCGAAATCCCCGCGTTGTTGACGAGAATGTCCAGTTTGCCGAACGTTTCCTCGATGTGCTTCGCCGCCGATGCGTGAGTCGCCGCATCGTCCACGTCGATCCGCAGAAACTCGACATCCAACCCTTCGGCCTTTAGTGTTTCTGCCGCCGCCGCGCCTTTGTCGGCGCTGCGCGCGCCGAGCAGAACTTTGACGCCCTGCTGGGCCAGCTGCCGCGCCGTTTCCAGGCCGATCCCGCGATTGGCCCCAGTAATTAAGGCAATTTTCTTGTTTTCCAGTGTGCTCATGAGTTTCCTTTGTCTTTCGCGCTTCGATACAGCCTTTGTACAGAGTTTCGATGATCCCCGCTAGTGCGCCGCCGCTTCCGGCACAGCGATGGATGCGGGGTCAGGAAGGATACCCATCTGGATGTAAATCGGACGCAGGCCGTTTCGGAAGGTCGGCAGAGACCGGGCAAACCAGAGGGCGCCGAGCAGACAGCCGACGCCGCCGAGGGAAACGGCGAAGGGCGCGCCAAAACGGGCGGCGACCGCGCCGGTGATGAGGCTGCCGAAGGGCGCCGTGCCGACAAACGCCATCGCGTAGAAGCTCATGACGCGGCCGCGCTTGTCGTCCTCCACCACCGTCTGAACGAGGGTATTGGTGGAGGCGACCTGCACCATAAATCCGAAGCCTGCGAGAAAGAGCATGAGCACGGAGAGCCAGACGACATGCGAGTAGGCGAAGGCGATCAGCGCAAGGCCGGAGAAGGCCGCCGCTTTGGGAATGATCCGCCCCAGGCCGAGGATGGTCTTACGGGACGCAAGATACAAGGCGCCGCCCAGCGATCCCAGGCCGGCGGATCCGAGCAAGAGACCAAGGGTGCTCGGCGCGCCATGCAGAATGCGCGTGGCGAAGATCGGCATGATCGTGGGATAGGACATACCCGCGATGCTGGAGATACCTAGCATGATCAAGATCGTTTTGATCGGCGCGAAGCCGACGACATATCGCCAGCCCTCACGCATCTGCGCGATCAAGCCCGAATGCGCGGATGGCTTTCGCGTGTCGGGCTCCAGGCGCATCAGAAACAGAGATGTCAGGACGGCGAGGTAGCTGATGGCGTCGGCGAGAAAGCACCACGCTTCCCCCACCACGGCGATGAGAACGCCGGCGACGCTCGGCCCAATGGCGCGCGTGAGGTTGACGAGCGAGGAGTTCAGCGCGATGGCGTTGGAGAGATCCGCCTTGTCGTTGACCATGCGCACGACAAACGATTGGCGCACCGGCATCTCAAAGGCGTTGACCATCCCCTGGAGGACGCTCAGCACGATGATCTCCTCAATCGTGATCGCGTTCTTGAGCACGAGAATTCCCATGATGAGCGCCTGAATCATCGCGAGGATCTGCGTCCAGATCAGCAATTTGTGCTTATCCCAGCGATCAACCAAGACGCCGGCGATGGGCGATAGGACGAACGACAGGATCTGTCCCGCGAACCCCACAACCCCCAGCAACAGCGCCGATCCCGTCAGTCGATACACGAGCCAGCTCGTGGCGACGCGCGTCATCCAGGCGCCGACCATCGAAATGCTCTGGCCGCTGAAATACAGGCGATAGTTGCGATGCCGGAAGGCGCGTAAATAGGAACGCGATGTCATGACGGTCTTTCCATCGGAAATTTTAATAACCGCGTGCGATGTCGACGACGTTTTCCAACGGCTCGCCGGCGGCGAAGCGCCGCAAGTTCTCCAAAAAGATCGCCTTTTGCCGGTTACGCAGGCCCGGCGACCAGCCCGACGAATTGTGGGGAGCGAGGTGGACGTTGTGCAAATCCCATAAGGGACTGTCTTGCGGCAGCGGCTCCTGGGCGAAGACGTCCAGACAAGCGCCCGCGATTCGCCCCGCCTGCAAGGTTTCGATCAGCGCCGGCTCATCCACTAAACTGCCCCGCGCGATATTGATCAGCCACGCCGCCGGCTTCATCTTTGCCAACTGATCCGCGCCAATCAAAGCGCGCGTATCATCGGTGGCCGCCGCCGCGATCACCACATAATCGCTCGCTTCCAGCAGGCGGTTCAAGCCGTCGTCCCCGGTCCACACTTCGTCGATGTGCGCGACCGGATCGGGCTTGCGGCGCAGGCCCACCGTGCGCATCCCGAACGCCTTTGCGCGCGCGGCGATCCCCTGCCCAATCGGTCCCAGGCCGATAATCCCCACCGTCGCCCCATACAGTTCGTCCTGGATCTCGGATCTCCAGACGTGCGCGCGCTGACTCTCCATCAGCTGCGGCATGCGGCGCGCGACCATCAGGATCCAGGCCATCACGAATTCGGAGATCGCGATCTCAAACGCCGGGCCGGAGTCGGTCAGCACAAGCCCTGACTTGTCGCGCACGCCGGCGGGGCGCAGCACATGATCGACGCCCGCGCTTGCTGTGTGAAGCCAGCGCACCTTCGGCCCATTGGCGACAAGTTCCCCAAAGCGATTACCCCCGACCCAGCGCAGCACGCCCTCCGCTTCGTCCAGCCCCTCCACGGGCGTCTCGGCGTCCTCGGAATATGGGTGCAGCGTAACATTGGGCGCAAGGGTGCGAGCCTCGGAAAGCAATCGCCCGTAAAGCGCTTCTGGTACAAGAACAATCATCGGTTACTCATTTCTAAAAACAATAAGGCTGGGCGATGTCTTTTGCAGACATCGCCCAGCCTCCAGTTTCCCAGTCAGCGCGCATTCCCCAGTTTTACCGGGGTGAAAGTTCTCTGACGAGATTATACTGGAAGTGAAAGTCATGTGTCAACTCACAAAACGCTTACGGGGCCAAAATACCCCGGCAAGCATGGCGGCGAGGGCCTGGATCCCAACGATCAACGCGGCGCAGGCGGGCCATCGCCCATGCGCCCAGGCAATGCCGGGCAGAACGGCGCCCAGGCTCCCGCCGATATAATAGCACATCACGTAAAGTCCGGTGGCGGATGACCGCGCCGACTTCGCGGCGACGCCGACAAAGCTGCTCGCCGCCGCCTGGCAGACGAAGACGCCGCTGGAGCAAATCGCCAGCCCCAAGATCACCACCCAGAGCACGGGAACAAGCGTCAGCAGCACGCCAACACTGCTGGACGCCAGCGCGAACAGCAGCGCCTTTCGGTGACCGAATAGATCGATCCATGGCCCGGCGGTCGGCGTCACGATCAGTCCCAGCAGATACACCAGGAAGACTGCTCCCAATGCGACAGCGCTCAGCCCAAACGGCGCCACCGACAGATAAAATGTGATATAAGTGAACGCCCCCACCAGCGAGAATAATACGTTGAACCCGACGGCGAAGGTTGCGAGCAGCACGGGATTGCGCAGATGGGTCGCGAAGCCCCGCAGGGCGGCGCCGAGATCCGATTGCCGCACAAACCGTCGCGATGCTGGCAAGAGACAGGTGATGGCGAGGGCGCTGACGAAGTTCAAAATGCCCAGCGCCGCAAAAGAATAACGCCACTGGAAATGCTCGGCGATAATCCCCG from Capsulimonas corticalis harbors:
- a CDS encoding D-2-hydroxyacid dehydrogenase, whose product is MIVLVPEALYGRLLSEARTLAPNVTLHPYSEDAETPVEGLDEAEGVLRWVGGNRFGELVANGPKVRWLHTASAGVDHVLRPAGVRDKSGLVLTDSGPAFEIAISEFVMAWILMVARRMPQLMESQRAHVWRSEIQDELYGATVGIIGLGPIGQGIAARAKAFGMRTVGLRRKPDPVAHIDEVWTGDDGLNRLLEASDYVVIAAAATDDTRALIGADQLAKMKPAAWLINIARGSLVDEPALIETLQAGRIAGACLDVFAQEPLPQDSPLWDLHNVHLAPHNSSGWSPGLRNRQKAIFLENLRRFAAGEPLENVVDIARGY
- a CDS encoding glycosyl hydrolase 2 galactose-binding domain-containing protein; the protein is MISTAILTTLLLHATAGGSPISATAPERVGLDGTWRLTQASRGISLPAKVPGIVDTDLLAAGKIPNPFYRDNEKAVQWVGEVPWTYSRSFTVPAAFLKHREIRLRCEGLDTLSSIRVNGRDVAQTDNMHRTWEFDVRPLLHTGANRIEITFSPIEPYLKAHENQAAFPGKPVEAHGWGYIRKSPFQMGWDFSPKIITCGIWRSIGLVGWDAARLTDIGVVQSHYKNGQVGLAVGITADTAAATTAHTTVLFAGHPVAQTDTALAQGRATPHLTVIKPQLWWPAGMGPQNLYDVRVELRDARGRVVDSGTRRIGLRTLDMIAKTSANLMTLTVNGCRFFAKGTNWVPMDSLITRASPDQERRYVDNAVNNNMNLIRLWGGGYYEDEALYDEADKKGLLLWAEFKFADASYPVFDPKWLANVKAEAVDNVSRLRHHPSIAVWSGNNEVIGFVADKTDHNHMTHEDYNLLFHHVLADVVHSLAPNDVYTPGSPESGDEHDWSVWHGSAPFESYRTVHGFMSEFGFQAFAQPRTVDAYTAPKDRDSVLSPIMKFHQRNWGDGNQMILSTFRRYYRTPKDFDSTLWLSQIQQADGVLTGVEFWRRDWPHSSASLVWQYNDCWPGTSWAMVDYYGRPKALWYRLRHAYAPVMLSGQADGQSGHAELWISNDHPRALKGTIDWRLTRTNGALVQKGTQSAAIPAGTSSTRALSFEDAAIIAKEGAGNLLLWAELRVPGEPVSTSLLTFARPKQLNLVAPEIHTAVAAQGNAYQVTLTSARPALFAWIDLAGADAKYSDNFVHLRPGAPVTITVAPSAKTTLAQVQKALRVRTLFDTYLPTADATPVVTADANGEVALSAFSAQMIGDTFVLETGTPDNIGNWSDPHDYLQWTVKNAKPGTYAMTANVSSPPDEGGSQFVVDVAGAQVTGTVPTTASWTTYTDLPLGTVTIAKSGTISISLKPTTKPSVHVMNLRTLTLKPVAAP
- a CDS encoding SDR family oxidoreductase, with protein sequence MENKKIALITGANRGIGLETARQLAQQGVKVLLGARSADKGAAAAETLKAEGLDVEFLRIDVDDAATHASAAKHIEETFGKLDILVNNAGISGDEQENGAIVQASKTSPAVLRRVFDTNFFNTVAVTQALLPLVQKSDAGRIVFLSSILGSLTLHNDPNSPIYNFKVPAYDISKTALNGYVVHLAHELKDTPIKVNAAHPGSVVTDMNANGDIPVEEGAKTSVLLALLPDDGYSGKFIYLGDELPW
- a CDS encoding MFS transporter — encoded protein: MNFVSALAITCLLPASRRFVRQSDLGAALRGFATHLRNPVLLATFAVGFNVLFSLVGAFTYITFYLSVAPFGLSAVALGAVFLVYLLGLIVTPTAGPWIDLFGHRKALLFALASSSVGVLLTLVPVLWVVILGLAICSSGVFVCQAAASSFVGVAAKSARSSATGLYVMCYYIGGSLGAVLPGIAWAHGRWPACAALIVGIQALAAMLAGVFWPRKRFVS
- a CDS encoding MFS transporter, with the protein product MTSRSYLRAFRHRNYRLYFSGQSISMVGAWMTRVATSWLVYRLTGSALLLGVVGFAGQILSFVLSPIAGVLVDRWDKHKLLIWTQILAMIQALIMGILVLKNAITIEEIIVLSVLQGMVNAFEMPVRQSFVVRMVNDKADLSNAIALNSSLVNLTRAIGPSVAGVLIAVVGEAWCFLADAISYLAVLTSLFLMRLEPDTRKPSAHSGLIAQMREGWRYVVGFAPIKTILIMLGISSIAGMSYPTIMPIFATRILHGAPSTLGLLLGSAGLGSLGGALYLASRKTILGLGRIIPKAAAFSGLALIAFAYSHVVWLSVLMLFLAGFGFMVQVASTNTLVQTVVEDDKRGRVMSFYAMAFVGTAPFGSLITGAVAARFGAPFAVSLGGVGCLLGALWFARSLPTFRNGLRPIYIQMGILPDPASIAVPEAAAH